The following proteins come from a genomic window of Anguilla rostrata isolate EN2019 chromosome 17, ASM1855537v3, whole genome shotgun sequence:
- the LOC135243809 gene encoding beta-galactoside-binding lectin-like isoform X3 — protein sequence MPWPTVCLPRETHLHLAPARRFIFKKAVVIKNMSFKAGQTMTITGMVNPNATNFAINIGHEQDIALHVNPRFDAHGDQRTIVCNSYQGGKWCEEVRDSSFPFQLGKEFKVIITFNAQEFQVSLPDGSVVRFPNRLGDVKYRHMKFEGDTRIQAIEIK from the exons ATGCCTTGGCCAACTGTGTGCCTCCCCAGAGAAACCCATCTACATTTGGCCCCTGCACGaagattcattttcaaaaaa GCTGTTGTGATAAAGAACATGTCCTTCAAGGCAGGGCAAACCATGACCATCACAGGCATGGTCAACCCTAACGCTACCAA tttCGCAATCAACATAGGGCACGAGCAGGACATCGCCCTGCATGTGAACCCTCGCTTCGATGCCCACGGCGACCAGCGCACTATCGTTTGCAACTCGTACCAGGGAGGGAAGTGGTGCGAGGAAGTGAGGGACAGCAGTTTCCCCTTCCAACTGGGGAAGGAGTTCAAG GTAATAATCACCTTTAACGCGCAGGAGTTCCAGGTGTCTCTGCCCGATGGCTCAGTGGTCCGCTTCCCCAACCGCTTGGGCGACGTCAAGTACAGGCACATGAAGTTCGAAGGGGACACCAGGATCCAAGCCATTGAGATCAAATAG
- the LOC135243809 gene encoding beta-galactoside-binding lectin-like isoform X5 — protein sequence MAVVIKNMSFKAGQTMTITGMVNPNATNFAINIGHEQDIALHVNPRFDAHGDQRTIVCNSYQGGKWCEEVRDSSFPFQLGKEFKVIITFNAQEFQVSLPDGSVVRFPNRLGDVKYRHMKFEGDTRIQAIEIK from the exons ATG GCTGTTGTGATAAAGAACATGTCCTTCAAGGCAGGGCAAACCATGACCATCACAGGCATGGTCAACCCTAACGCTACCAA tttCGCAATCAACATAGGGCACGAGCAGGACATCGCCCTGCATGTGAACCCTCGCTTCGATGCCCACGGCGACCAGCGCACTATCGTTTGCAACTCGTACCAGGGAGGGAAGTGGTGCGAGGAAGTGAGGGACAGCAGTTTCCCCTTCCAACTGGGGAAGGAGTTCAAG GTAATAATCACCTTTAACGCGCAGGAGTTCCAGGTGTCTCTGCCCGATGGCTCAGTGGTCCGCTTCCCCAACCGCTTGGGCGACGTCAAGTACAGGCACATGAAGTTCGAAGGGGACACCAGGATCCAAGCCATTGAGATCAAATAG
- the LOC135243809 gene encoding beta-galactoside-binding lectin-like isoform X4 encodes MTAVVIKNMSFKAGQTMTITGMVNPNATNFAINIGHEQDIALHVNPRFDAHGDQRTIVCNSYQGGKWCEEVRDSSFPFQLGKEFKVIITFNAQEFQVSLPDGSVVRFPNRLGDVKYRHMKFEGDTRIQAIEIK; translated from the exons ATGACG GCTGTTGTGATAAAGAACATGTCCTTCAAGGCAGGGCAAACCATGACCATCACAGGCATGGTCAACCCTAACGCTACCAA tttCGCAATCAACATAGGGCACGAGCAGGACATCGCCCTGCATGTGAACCCTCGCTTCGATGCCCACGGCGACCAGCGCACTATCGTTTGCAACTCGTACCAGGGAGGGAAGTGGTGCGAGGAAGTGAGGGACAGCAGTTTCCCCTTCCAACTGGGGAAGGAGTTCAAG GTAATAATCACCTTTAACGCGCAGGAGTTCCAGGTGTCTCTGCCCGATGGCTCAGTGGTCCGCTTCCCCAACCGCTTGGGCGACGTCAAGTACAGGCACATGAAGTTCGAAGGGGACACCAGGATCCAAGCCATTGAGATCAAATAG